Within the Aspergillus luchuensis IFO 4308 DNA, chromosome 5, nearly complete sequence genome, the region ACGATGGGGCAATGAGTGGCTCTGCCAGCGATGCATTGCCTCCTCATAACTTATGGAAAACACAGCCAGGGTTCGCCGGATTTCGGGTACCGAGGTGTGCCCCGGACCCCGGAGACACAGTGTAACAGACACCACAAGATTCCCtatgatggaagaaggaaggttGAGAGAAACTTAGGACAACTATGTGATGGTAATGTCTAATAGGGCCAAGTGCCAAGTGCCAACTGATCTTGGTGAGCATTCAATTCTCACGAGTGGTTTGTCGCACACGATTTACCGATTACCACTTAGTCGGCTTTTGTAAGACATCATATTGTGCTACGTATTGGCACACATTTAATCATTTCAGTCAGCTATCCTCCATCCGGGGAAACAGAGGTTTGATTGCAGTCTAGCCGAATCTATATATGCCTAGACGATGCCTAGCCATGCCAGTTATGCTGAGCTGTCACTGCAAATCGTCATCGCCCACTAGCCGCAGACAAGCGCCTGGAAGTACCTCCGCTCTGAGGGCAAGCGGCAAGCACAATCTACAGGCATCACCTTACAGTGCATCCCTATCTTCAGCACCACCTACGTGCTCATAATGCGAATTTTTAAATGCCACAGGCGGCCTCCCGCTGGCTGTTGGCCACGTCATCAACCCTTCGCCGTCCAGGGCCGGGGTTCCAACGTTCCATGTCCCGAGCGGCGTCGCAGTTCCAAGGGAAGGCAGTGCCAGCGATGATGCACCGCTGAGCCAACTCTCCCAATTCAAAGGGGCGGTTGATTGCTGAGCCATCGGCCAGTATGGGGGACTGGGGAAGTCATTCTGAGCAGGGGCCCGAGGTGAGTCAATAAAATGACAGCCCAAGCGTGCGTCCACAACAACGCGAACCAAAGACATCAATTGTGAAAATACCCATGCTATCTTTTGGTGGTAGGTATTTGCCGGCATTTGACTAGCATGATCGGTATAGCAAGCTGACACCCGCCGCAGCAAATCCAAGTCGGATATCATGCCAGCTGGAGTTTCACGCGCGCGCGACATGAGAAAATCCTGTAATAGAATGAAAAAGGCGGGAACGGAGAACGCGTTTAACACACTCGTGAATGACACTATAGGGAAACAATGAGACTGATGGTTGCTATTTGGTGTGGTTTTTTCTCCCGTTAACAAAGCGTTGAAGCAGTATGAAATCGCCGGATCCTGGTCCCCGTGTGCTatcagcaaaagcaaacagCTCAACCGCGCATCTTGCTGAATTTGTCGCGTGTGATATGATTCCTGTCCATGTTGAAACGCCATGATTCGCGTTGCCAAGAACTCCATCGTATCTATAGCATGGGATCCACAGCATTCTGACGGAACGTTTTGGCCATGTAATAAATACAATGTTCGACCATACTCATCAAGCTGCTTTTCAATGCGCATCAGCAGTTCTTGGCTGTCATGTGTGTTCGCGGAAATCGAGCCGACTTGAGCCAGTCGGTGTATGTCTTCCTGCAGCATGGCTAGATGGAGCCGGGTTGAGTGCTTCCCTAACTCATCACTAGTTGCACACAACTGAGTAGCGATGGTATATTCGTCACAGGGCATCCAAAGCACTGATCCACGAAGCGTATACAGACTTCTATCACGGACGTACAATGCTCGAAGTACCTTGCCTCGTTCGACCTGTTCAATGTCGCCGTGGTCTGAAGCTTGGCTGCAATTCAAACCTAAGATTCGCGCCAGTGTGCACGCATGGGCGAATATCAACTCTGCCGATCCAGAATAGTCGAAAAATTGTGCCGCAACACTCTACATATTCAATGTCAGTTCTGCACACCAGAAGGTCCTAAGTCTACTACCATACGAGGAGAAGCAAAGCCTGCACGTTTATGAGTCTAGGCGTATTTAGCAGGCCGGGGCAAACCACTACCGCCCGGCTGGGTACAGAGGAATGCACAAAGTTTTCAAGCAATCCCTGCATAGCTTGGGATGTGACCCGGGCCAGCAGGGTAATGGTCTGGAAGCATATGCCCCACGCGGCATCATCGGGCTGCGGCTGATGCTGCGAGTGCAGGCGCTGGAGGTTGGCGCTTAGATTGTCCGGTACGAAGACATCGGTCTGGCAGTCTAGGTTCTGGAGGAACCGATCTATGGCGGCGGTAGCTTGCTGCCTAGGCAGCAGTGGAACGACGAGCCGGTCACTGTACAATGGGATAGGTTCGGATACTTTTGTGATCTCGCAGAAATGCTGCAACATTTCGCAGAGCGGTCGCCATATAGGCCCTGTTGCGTGGGGTACCGACTGAACCCTTACCTTGAGGTTTTCGCACAGAGCAGCAACGCATGAGCGTCCAAAGTAATATTTTGACTGTTTAGGGGCAAGTATCCCGGAAACCTCCTGCTTgtgctcctcttcatcgtcaataTCAACGCAACTACTTGTTGCAGATACACCCTCTAGCAAGGTTCTTGGTTGTGATGATTCGTGGTCCTCTTCGAACCCCGGAGTCCGGGGGCCAAGACCTTGGAGTCGACTAAGGTGAGACTCGATTATCGTCAATCGATCCTGCAGTCGTTCAATGCTACCGCACCTATAGCATGATTAGCAATCGATGTCCTTGCTAGCCAAAGAGATTCACTGACAATAACTTGAGGTGATTTACGCGTTTGGCAGGAATCCGATACAGGCAAATCACACCGCCCTCTCTCTCGCAGTTACGACAATGAGGCCGTTCCCGGCCGCAGCGTATCTTGCGCTCTCGGCATCTGGTACACGCCAAGTCTGGCATGGCATCTTCACCGCGGTTCTGGGATATCGCCGTTAGTGCATAGTAGGACGATGTCAGTAAGGTGAGTGTCATACTTTCTTGTGCTTCATGAGTGTCTCAGCTAGGTTGCGCTTTTCCGTCAAACTTCGATGTCCCTGTCCCGGAAATTCTACCACTTTCCGAGCCACCAACAATGTGTGCACCAAAAGAGCGAAAATAATCCAGCTTGTAGAATGTGCATGACAAAGGTCAATGAGACTACACTATTATACTTCATCGTACCGAGTCTTGCCATCAGCAGATTGGCCAGGACATTCGATAACTCTGACAAGGGAGGTTACACTTGACACGCCCTCTGTCTTATTCAGTGGCAGAAGCGgtagcttcttcttggctttcACCTGGGGTTCGATTGGTAGCCCAATATACGGTTCCCACTGATTACCGCATTCCTATGGCTTCACATCCTTTTTGGGGGTTGTAGGGTCCACTCAAATAACAGGCGCCAATTTCTCAGAAGTGACTGTCAGCCAAAGGGAGGGGTAGTGATAAGGTGACGTAGGCCAACGACGACATGGATTTGAAATCAGACTGCGGTGATTCCAAGTGCATGAGTGGGTCGTTGCTTCTCGTAATAGCTAGATCTTCAGGCCTGTGATCGATCCTATTTGGAAGGCCAGGAAACAGGCGAATGCCTGTGCTCCATTGAGTGAACACATATAGCAATGACATATGAGAATGTTGCCATTTCCGTCAGCAGATGGCCTCTGCCACTGCAGCATGCCTCGGCAGGCAGCAGCTACAACGTTACTACGCCTTATCCGAGACTCCTCTTCGCAGCACCGCCATGGATAGGCGGGATGGAGGTGCAGCATTGTCTGTCAACTCTTGATTACCGCTGAGTCAGCGGCATACGGGCAGCTCAGCCAGCCATCCCGATGTCAAGGATGGATGCGCTTGCTGTCTCAATGCTATAGGACACCATTTAACCTTTCTCCGTGTTATGGTGGCGGTCGGTATGCCGGTATAGTATACCGAATGCTTTTACTCGAACAGTTCTAGTTAGCGATGACTTGTCGGGTATGACCAACAGTATCAGATCGATGAACACGCAATTTTCTCTTGCAATCAGATCGACTTGTGGAAATCCTGATAACTGAGTCGTACATCTTTCGGTCGTCCAGCTTATAGTGCATGCTGTACTTGCAGTCAACATTCAATCCCAGGGGTTTTGGTTGCTGGCCAATGTCGAATGCACAAGAACCGATGCGTTCACCAAAGAAGACCAATACCTTGACATAAATCTGGTATATTCCCGGTTCACTAGTTCGACGTGCGCCTTAAGTCCCTCAACGAGGACGGAGAACATATGCCATTGGTCTTGACCCAGGGTCAATCTCCGACAAATCCGATTCCGTCCGGATTAGAATAGGCCGGTGGTTGCTGAGAATCAGGCTGACATCTGTGTAACAAG harbors:
- a CDS encoding Zn(II)2Cys6 transcription factor domain-containing protein (COG:S;~EggNog:ENOG410PJV1;~InterPro:IPR036864,IPR001138;~PFAM:PF00172;~antiSMASH:Cluster_5.11;~go_function: GO:0000981 - DNA-binding transcription factor activity, RNA polymerase II-specific [Evidence IEA];~go_function: GO:0008270 - zinc ion binding [Evidence IEA];~go_process: GO:0006355 - regulation of transcription, DNA-templated [Evidence IEA]), whose protein sequence is MKHKKNRGEDAMPDLACTRCRERKIRCGRERPHCRNCEREGGVICLYRIPAKRVNHLKLLCGSIERLQDRLTIIESHLSRLQGLGPRTPGFEEDHESSQPRTLLEGVSATSSCVDIDDEEEHKQEVSGILAPKQSKYYFGRSCVAALCENLKVRVQSVPHATGPIWRPLCEMLQHFCEITKVSEPIPLYSDRLVVPLLPRQQATAAIDRFLQNLDCQTDVFVPDNLSANLQRLHSQHQPQPDDAAWGICFQTITLLARVTSQAMQGLLENFVHSSVPSRAVVVCPGLLNTPRLINVQALLLLVW